The following coding sequences lie in one Kitasatospora azatica KCTC 9699 genomic window:
- a CDS encoding acetyl-CoA carboxylase carboxyltransferase subunit alpha/beta — translation MRPVAPAEVPGVPPARPAALVFADQVLDPGSFRSWDTPPVYGPTLAPGYAEDLARARARSGADEAALTGEGRIGGQRVAVLLSEFRFLAGSIGTATAARLLRAVERATAERLPLIAFPASGGTRMQEGTPAFVRMIAIANAVGAHRAAGLPYLVHLRHPTTGGVLASWGSLGQLTTAEPGALVGFLGPRVYQALYGAPFPEGVQQAEHLEQFGTVDAVLEPAQLREWLTAALGVLAGAADGTAPDETSAVLEPAGPVWRSVTLTRDPERPGLAEVLGQAEALVPLSGTGAGERDDALRLALARFDGVSCVVVGHDRAAAAVHGPVGPGALRTARRGMRLAAELRLPLLTVIDTHGAELSQAAEEGALAGEIARCVAELSTLPTPVVSLLLGEGAGGAALALLPADRAVACEHAWLSPLPPEGASVILHRTPDLAPQLADQQRISAPELLREGVIDRILPEPFEEDAGTFTRRLARTVAAELTRAATLDIPHTRLTRFRSLAH, via the coding sequence GTGAGACCAGTAGCGCCCGCCGAGGTACCGGGCGTGCCGCCGGCCCGCCCCGCCGCGCTGGTCTTCGCCGACCAGGTCCTCGACCCCGGCTCGTTCCGCAGCTGGGACACGCCACCGGTGTACGGCCCCACCCTGGCGCCCGGCTACGCCGAGGACCTGGCCAGGGCCCGGGCCCGCAGCGGGGCCGACGAGGCCGCGCTGACCGGTGAGGGACGGATCGGCGGTCAGCGGGTCGCCGTCCTGCTCAGCGAGTTCCGCTTCCTGGCCGGCTCGATCGGCACCGCCACCGCCGCCCGCCTACTGCGGGCCGTCGAACGCGCGACGGCCGAACGGCTGCCGCTGATCGCCTTCCCCGCCTCGGGCGGCACCCGGATGCAGGAAGGCACACCCGCCTTCGTCCGGATGATCGCGATCGCCAACGCGGTGGGCGCGCACCGGGCGGCCGGCCTGCCGTACCTGGTCCACCTGCGCCACCCCACCACCGGTGGCGTGCTCGCCTCCTGGGGGTCGCTCGGCCAGCTCACCACCGCCGAGCCGGGCGCGCTGGTCGGCTTCCTCGGACCGCGGGTGTACCAAGCCCTGTACGGCGCACCGTTCCCGGAGGGCGTCCAGCAGGCCGAGCACCTGGAACAGTTCGGGACGGTGGACGCGGTGCTCGAGCCCGCACAGCTGCGGGAGTGGCTGACAGCGGCACTCGGGGTGCTCGCGGGTGCCGCCGATGGAACAGCACCTGACGAGACGTCTGCGGTACTTGAGCCGGCCGGCCCGGTCTGGCGGTCCGTCACCCTGACCCGGGACCCCGAACGCCCCGGGCTGGCCGAAGTGCTGGGACAGGCCGAGGCGCTGGTCCCGCTCTCCGGGACGGGCGCCGGCGAGCGGGACGACGCGCTGCGCCTGGCGCTGGCCCGGTTCGACGGAGTCAGCTGCGTGGTGGTCGGCCACGACCGGGCGGCAGCGGCCGTGCACGGACCGGTCGGCCCGGGCGCACTGCGCACCGCCCGGCGCGGGATGCGGCTGGCGGCGGAGCTGCGGCTGCCGCTGCTGACGGTGATCGACACGCACGGCGCCGAACTCAGCCAGGCGGCCGAGGAGGGTGCACTGGCGGGCGAGATCGCGCGCTGCGTGGCCGAGTTGAGCACGCTGCCGACCCCGGTGGTGAGCCTGCTGCTCGGCGAGGGCGCGGGTGGCGCGGCGCTGGCCCTGCTCCCGGCGGACCGCGCGGTGGCCTGCGAGCACGCCTGGCTCTCGCCGCTGCCGCCCGAGGGCGCCTCGGTCATCCTGCACCGCACCCCTGACCTGGCTCCACAACTCGCGGACCAGCAACGGATCAGCGCCCCCGAGCTGCTGCGCGAGGGCGTGATCGACCGGATCCTCCCGGAGCCCTTCGAGGAGGACGCCGGCACCTTCACCCGCCGCCTCGCCCGCACCGTGGCCGCCGAACTGACCCGCGCCGCCACCCTGGACATCCCCCACACCCGCCTCACCCGCTTCCGCTCCCTGGCCCACTAG
- a CDS encoding FUSC family protein produces MEAAPAVHAEGGPLRAELAAQVRQIADTVAGGGAGDGVAGGVAGGAGTPRPAGLVEPATPATPATPATPAARAAVAALLHVREVLAGKREGIQYVTAPGALRVRFMASAREVLASGDSWRYGLRLALCMGLAQALVSTVAVPRSYWVPLTVTFVLKPDFGSVFSRAVLRAVGTAAGLVVAAAILEVVPRGWWEVPAVAALAASLPIVSRSSFGLQTAVITPLILIFSDLLSHQGVGLLVPRLVDSLIGCAIVLVAGYALWPESWHSRVGAQLADAVDDTARYIDCAFATPSPVPATRTRLRRRLYRDLAGMRTEFQRALGEPPPMGAHAAAWWPLLVAVERVIDAATAAAVRAAQGAARPTAAEVTAASTELRALATAIRTSAPPPPPTPTAPTAPLAPVHREAAAAHDALAGRRGE; encoded by the coding sequence GTGGAGGCGGCGCCGGCGGTGCACGCGGAGGGCGGGCCGCTGCGCGCGGAACTCGCCGCGCAGGTGCGGCAGATCGCGGACACGGTGGCGGGCGGTGGGGCGGGCGATGGGGTGGCCGGTGGGGTGGCCGGCGGGGCGGGTACGCCGAGGCCGGCGGGGTTGGTCGAGCCGGCCACTCCCGCGACCCCCGCGACCCCCGCCACTCCTGCCGCCCGGGCCGCCGTCGCCGCACTGCTGCACGTGCGCGAGGTGCTCGCGGGGAAGCGCGAAGGCATCCAGTACGTCACCGCGCCCGGCGCACTGCGGGTGCGCTTCATGGCGTCCGCCCGCGAGGTGCTGGCCTCCGGGGACTCCTGGCGGTACGGCCTGCGGCTGGCGCTCTGCATGGGGCTCGCACAGGCACTGGTCTCCACCGTCGCGGTGCCGCGCTCGTACTGGGTGCCGCTCACCGTCACCTTCGTCCTCAAGCCCGACTTCGGTTCGGTCTTCTCACGCGCCGTGCTGCGCGCGGTCGGCACGGCGGCAGGCCTGGTGGTGGCGGCCGCGATCCTGGAGGTGGTGCCGCGCGGCTGGTGGGAGGTGCCGGCGGTGGCCGCGCTGGCGGCCTCGCTGCCGATCGTCTCGCGGAGCAGCTTCGGCCTGCAGACGGCGGTGATCACCCCGCTGATCCTGATCTTCTCCGACCTGCTCAGCCACCAGGGCGTCGGGCTGCTGGTACCCCGCCTGGTGGACAGCCTGATCGGCTGCGCGATCGTCCTGGTCGCCGGGTACGCGCTGTGGCCGGAGAGCTGGCACTCCCGGGTCGGCGCGCAGCTGGCGGACGCGGTGGACGACACCGCCCGGTACATCGACTGCGCCTTCGCCACCCCGAGCCCGGTCCCAGCCACCCGGACCCGGCTGCGCCGCCGCCTCTACCGCGACCTGGCCGGCATGCGCACCGAGTTCCAACGCGCCCTCGGCGAACCACCCCCGATGGGCGCCCACGCCGCCGCCTGGTGGCCGCTGTTGGTCGCGGTGGAACGGGTGATCGACGCCGCCACGGCAGCCGCCGTCCGCGCGGCCCAGGGTGCTGCGCGGCCCACGGCGGCGGAGGTCACCGCTGCCAGCACGGAACTGCGCGCCCTCGCCACCGCCATCCGCACCAGCGCCCCACCCCCGCCCCCCACGCCCACAGCCCCGACCGCCCCCCTGGCCCCCGTCCACCGTGAAGCCGCCGCCGCCCACGACGCCCTGGCAGGGCGGCGGGGGGAGTGA
- a CDS encoding DUF4231 domain-containing protein, producing the protein MVERRSPGSAVAEPPAGGDGRRGEDGDDRALAFAQRQLAFYRKSRDTAKFQHKASELLALVSTAGTVVVSALDAPAAVTATLAALTLFLTGYRQLFTPNERWTRTSVAWLTLHHEIARYLQRRPAERDSDALLERTIEISQTESSEWIEARRAQQSPGPAAPGRSGPM; encoded by the coding sequence ATGGTGGAGCGGCGCAGCCCCGGGAGCGCGGTGGCCGAGCCGCCGGCGGGCGGGGACGGTCGCAGAGGCGAGGACGGTGACGACCGGGCGCTCGCCTTCGCCCAGCGCCAGCTCGCCTTCTACCGGAAGTCCCGGGACACCGCGAAGTTCCAGCACAAGGCCAGCGAGCTGCTGGCGCTGGTCAGCACGGCGGGCACCGTGGTGGTTTCCGCGCTGGACGCGCCGGCCGCCGTCACCGCCACGCTCGCCGCGCTCACCCTCTTCCTGACGGGCTACCGGCAGCTCTTCACGCCGAACGAGCGCTGGACCCGCACGTCGGTGGCCTGGTTGACGCTCCATCACGAGATCGCCCGCTACCTGCAGCGGCGCCCCGCCGAGCGGGACTCCGATGCGCTGCTGGAGCGGACCATCGAGATCAGCCAGACCGAGAGCAGCGAGTGGATCGAGGCCCGGCGAGCACAGCAGTCACCGGGGCCGGCGGCGCCGGGGCGCAGCGGTCCGATGTGA
- a CDS encoding VOC family protein → MPQLATATSFQTGHIGLNVTDVDRSRAFYQRVFGLDLLGEGNEPERRFAFLGRDGQPVVTLWQQSEGSFAPASPGLHHLSFRVETIEEVRAVEELLRELGAEFAYEGVVPHREGADSGGVFFADPDGIRLEVFTPSGAKSATAPNGAAPTCGFF, encoded by the coding sequence ATGCCGCAGCTCGCCACCGCCACGTCCTTCCAGACCGGTCACATCGGCCTGAACGTCACCGACGTCGACCGCTCCCGCGCCTTCTACCAGCGCGTCTTCGGCCTCGACCTGCTCGGCGAGGGCAACGAGCCCGAGCGCCGCTTCGCCTTTCTCGGCCGCGACGGCCAACCGGTGGTCACCCTCTGGCAGCAGAGCGAAGGCAGCTTCGCCCCTGCCTCCCCCGGACTGCACCACCTCTCCTTCCGCGTGGAGACCATCGAGGAGGTGCGCGCGGTCGAGGAGCTGCTGCGCGAACTGGGCGCCGAGTTCGCCTACGAGGGCGTGGTCCCGCACCGCGAGGGAGCCGACTCCGGCGGCGTCTTCTTCGCCGACCCGGACGGCATCCGACTGGAGGTCTTCACCCCGAGCGGCGCCAAGTCTGCTACCGCCCCGAACGGGGCGGCCCCGACCTGCGGCTTCTTCTAG
- a CDS encoding pyridoxamine 5'-phosphate oxidase family protein: MNTLFDRPPQLSGEQLVRRQAGLDRPGYSGPTKSRRIPAVAAEFLSAQPMLAIGAADPQGRLWASLLTGPPGFLAALPGAAENPDGLRVDALPSPSDPLAAVLRRPTPVGMIALEPSKRRRMRMNGRAAADGSGLTVTLDQVFANCPKYIQSRAYELREQAPGTPIRTTELTGSQAELISASDTFFITTADRSGDVDTSHRGGNPGFVQLLAPDRLRWPDYVGNAMFCTLGNLAENPAAGLLFIDWRTGTTLQLTGTAHTDWNPAHAAQVPGAQRLVDFTLHEALTTPTALPLHWTAPDYSRFNPPL, translated from the coding sequence GTGAACACGCTCTTCGACCGTCCGCCACAGCTCTCCGGCGAGCAACTGGTACGCCGCCAGGCCGGATTGGACCGGCCCGGCTACTCCGGACCGACCAAGAGCCGACGGATTCCGGCCGTCGCCGCCGAATTCCTCTCCGCCCAGCCGATGCTGGCGATCGGCGCGGCCGACCCGCAGGGTCGACTCTGGGCGAGCCTGCTCACCGGACCGCCGGGCTTCCTCGCCGCACTGCCCGGCGCGGCGGAGAACCCCGACGGGCTACGAGTCGACGCACTGCCCAGCCCAAGCGACCCGCTGGCGGCGGTGCTGCGCCGACCGACCCCGGTGGGGATGATCGCCCTGGAACCGTCCAAGCGACGCCGGATGCGGATGAACGGACGTGCGGCGGCGGATGGTTCAGGACTGACCGTGACCTTGGACCAGGTCTTCGCGAACTGTCCGAAGTACATCCAGAGCCGCGCGTACGAACTGCGCGAGCAGGCCCCTGGCACGCCCATCCGAACCACCGAACTGACCGGTTCTCAAGCCGAGTTGATCTCCGCATCGGACACCTTCTTCATCACCACCGCCGACCGGTCCGGCGACGTCGACACCTCGCACCGGGGCGGCAACCCCGGCTTCGTCCAACTGCTCGCGCCCGATCGACTCCGCTGGCCCGACTACGTGGGCAACGCCATGTTCTGCACCCTGGGCAACCTCGCCGAGAACCCCGCAGCCGGACTCCTCTTCATCGACTGGCGAACCGGCACCACCCTCCAACTGACCGGCACCGCCCACACCGACTGGAACCCCGCCCATGCCGCCCAAGTCCCCGGCGCCCAACGCCTGGTCGACTTCACCCTCCACGAGGCACTGACCACCCCCACCGCGCTCCCCTTGCACTGGACCGCCCCCGACTACTCCCGCTTCAACCCGCCCCTCTGA
- a CDS encoding chitinase yields MRSLSRADSTRPSPHPRPRRGSRRLAAVATAWVVAVGGVAGLTVGLAPTASAGEYLANGGFESGGLSPWSCTGGTGSVVTGHAHSGSYALAGAATSADDAQCTQTVTVTPNTTYTLSAYVNGAYVYLGVNGGGSTWTPGTGGGYQQLSVGFTTAAGQTSATVYLHGWYGQGAYYADDVSLNGPGNPSPSPTPTPTPTPTPTPTPTPTATPTPTPTPTPTPTPTTTPPPGGGLPTHALVGYLHASFANGAGYQKLSDVPDSWDVIDLAFGEPDSVTSGNIHFNRCSVTDCPTAETDADFKAAILAKQAKGKKVLLSIGGQNGEVQLTTAAARDAFVSSVSSIIDKWGLDGLDVDFEGHSLSLNTGDTDFKNPTTPVIVNTVSALKSLKAKYGSKFVLTMAPETFFVQLGYQYYGSGPWGGQDPRAGAFLPVIYALRGDLTLLHVQDYNSGSTMGLDNQYHSMGGADFHEAMTDMLLTGFPVAGNTGNMFPALAPSQVAIGMPANSYAGNGYVAPSAVDQALDCLTKGSNCGTYTPRSGKQPNLRGLMTWSINWDQYNGNEFSKNFHSYFG; encoded by the coding sequence ATGCGCAGTCTCAGCAGAGCTGATTCCACCCGTCCAAGTCCCCATCCCCGCCCGCGTCGTGGCTCCCGCCGACTGGCCGCGGTCGCCACCGCGTGGGTGGTTGCGGTCGGTGGCGTGGCCGGTCTGACGGTCGGTCTGGCGCCCACCGCCTCGGCCGGCGAGTACCTGGCCAACGGCGGCTTCGAGAGCGGCGGCCTGAGCCCCTGGAGCTGCACCGGCGGCACCGGAAGTGTGGTCACCGGCCATGCGCACAGCGGAAGTTACGCGCTCGCCGGGGCGGCCACCTCGGCCGACGACGCGCAGTGCACGCAGACCGTCACGGTCACCCCGAACACCACGTACACGCTGAGCGCTTACGTCAACGGCGCCTATGTGTACCTGGGCGTCAACGGCGGCGGCAGCACCTGGACGCCGGGCACCGGCGGCGGGTACCAGCAGCTCTCGGTCGGCTTCACCACCGCGGCGGGCCAGACCAGCGCGACCGTCTACCTGCACGGTTGGTACGGGCAGGGCGCGTACTACGCGGACGACGTGTCGCTCAACGGTCCGGGCAACCCGAGCCCGTCGCCGACACCCACCCCGACCCCCACGCCGACCCCCACGCCCACCCCGACGCCGACCGCCACGCCGACTCCAACGCCCACTCCCACGCCGACCCCCACTCCCACCACCACCCCGCCCCCCGGTGGCGGCCTGCCGACCCACGCCCTGGTCGGCTACCTGCACGCCAGCTTCGCCAACGGCGCCGGCTACCAGAAGCTCTCCGACGTCCCCGACTCCTGGGACGTCATCGACCTGGCCTTCGGCGAGCCCGACTCGGTGACCTCCGGCAACATCCACTTCAACCGGTGCTCCGTCACCGACTGCCCGACCGCCGAGACCGACGCCGACTTCAAGGCCGCGATCCTCGCCAAGCAGGCCAAGGGCAAGAAGGTGCTGCTGTCCATCGGCGGCCAGAACGGCGAGGTCCAACTCACCACCGCCGCCGCCCGCGACGCCTTCGTCAGCTCGGTCTCCTCGATCATCGACAAGTGGGGCCTGGACGGCCTGGACGTCGACTTCGAGGGCCACTCGCTCTCGCTCAACACCGGTGACACCGACTTCAAGAACCCGACCACGCCGGTGATCGTCAACACCGTCTCGGCGCTGAAGTCGCTGAAGGCCAAGTACGGCTCGAAGTTCGTGCTGACCATGGCGCCGGAGACGTTCTTCGTCCAACTCGGCTACCAGTACTACGGTTCCGGGCCCTGGGGCGGCCAGGACCCGCGGGCCGGCGCCTTCCTGCCGGTGATCTACGCACTGCGCGGCGACCTCACCCTGCTGCACGTCCAGGACTACAACTCCGGCTCCACCATGGGTCTGGACAACCAGTACCACTCGATGGGCGGCGCCGACTTCCACGAGGCGATGACCGACATGCTGCTCACCGGCTTCCCGGTGGCCGGCAACACCGGCAACATGTTCCCCGCCCTGGCGCCCTCCCAGGTGGCGATCGGCATGCCGGCCAACTCCTATGCGGGCAACGGCTATGTCGCCCCGAGCGCGGTCGACCAGGCGCTGGACTGCCTGACCAAGGGCAGCAACTGCGGGACGTACACGCCGCGCAGCGGCAAGCAGCCGAACCTGCGGGGCCTGATGACCTGGTCGATCAACTGGGACCAGTACAACGGCAACGAGTTCTCCAAGAACTTCCACAGCTACTTCGGCTGA
- a CDS encoding CGNR zinc finger domain-containing protein: MTPQAPQPPQAPRPPLDDPRPLPGEPLALDLLNTRWNNGGNPRDLLDSLDGLALWLALNGFADQGVPADRATLDALVATREALLQLELGRVAGEQLPEARAELNAVLAHGSIRRTLTADGPAQQVETDAPAWLPAWSAAEDYLRLLAEAPDRIRSCASESCVLRFYDTSKNGTRRWHSMATCGNRAKASRHYARTKA; this comes from the coding sequence ATGACCCCCCAGGCGCCGCAGCCCCCGCAAGCCCCACGGCCTCCACTGGACGATCCGCGCCCGCTGCCCGGTGAGCCGCTCGCGCTCGACCTGCTCAACACCCGCTGGAACAACGGCGGGAACCCGCGCGACCTACTGGACTCGCTGGACGGACTGGCCCTCTGGCTGGCGCTGAACGGCTTCGCGGACCAAGGAGTGCCGGCCGACCGGGCGACGCTGGACGCCCTGGTCGCCACCCGGGAGGCGCTGCTGCAGTTGGAGCTGGGGAGGGTGGCGGGCGAGCAACTGCCCGAGGCCCGCGCCGAGCTGAACGCCGTCCTCGCGCACGGCTCGATCCGCCGCACGCTGACCGCTGACGGGCCCGCCCAGCAGGTCGAGACCGACGCCCCGGCCTGGCTGCCGGCCTGGAGTGCGGCGGAGGACTATCTGCGGCTGCTCGCCGAGGCCCCCGACCGGATTCGCTCCTGCGCCAGCGAGTCGTGCGTGCTCCGCTTCTACGACACCTCGAAGAACGGCACCCGCCGCTGGCACTCGATGGCCACCTGCGGCAACCGGGCCAAGGCATCCCGGCACTACGCGCGCACCAAGGCGTGA
- a CDS encoding cupin domain-containing protein, giving the protein MEPFDSWELADAPAVVAPDGSLVRPVGLLAGAASLARFELAPGAVTRAVTHATVQEIWQVLSGSGLLWRRQGEREEVTALLPGTTVTIPLGTHFQFRADQAGQTDGPGLVILGVTVPPWPGDAEARVVAGPWAPALG; this is encoded by the coding sequence ATGGAACCTTTTGACAGTTGGGAGCTGGCCGACGCCCCCGCGGTGGTGGCGCCGGACGGTTCGCTGGTCCGCCCGGTCGGCCTGTTGGCGGGCGCCGCGAGCCTGGCCAGGTTCGAGTTGGCGCCGGGCGCGGTGACCCGGGCCGTCACCCATGCCACTGTGCAGGAGATCTGGCAGGTGCTGTCCGGCTCCGGGCTGCTGTGGCGCCGCCAGGGCGAGCGCGAGGAGGTCACGGCGCTGCTGCCCGGCACCACCGTGACGATTCCGCTGGGCACCCACTTCCAGTTCCGCGCGGACCAGGCGGGCCAGACGGATGGGCCGGGCCTGGTGATCCTCGGTGTCACCGTGCCGCCCTGGCCGGGCGATGCGGAGGCCCGGGTGGTGGCGGGTCCCTGGGCGCCCGCCCTCGGCTGA
- a CDS encoding Rossmann-fold NAD(P)-binding domain-containing protein — protein MPQSRPRTEPSLIVGPHDQTDRFAYWPRRFQRGGRVLLPGDPNDPAQFIDVRDLARWILHCVTTERGGVYNSTGRTLPFGEFFAACRELVDTVSEPVWVPTERLLATGVDSWMGVPMWIGDPDCAAVNRVDVSRALAAGLTLRPLADTLADILAWDNARGGPAVEGLTAEAERELLGRVGRTVQGWAV, from the coding sequence GTGCCGCAGAGTCGTCCTCGTACTGAGCCGTCTCTGATCGTCGGACCGCACGACCAGACCGACCGCTTCGCCTACTGGCCGCGCCGCTTCCAGCGCGGCGGCCGGGTGCTGCTGCCCGGCGACCCGAACGACCCAGCGCAGTTCATCGACGTCCGCGACCTGGCCCGATGGATCCTGCACTGCGTGACCACCGAGCGGGGCGGCGTCTACAACTCGACCGGCCGGACGCTGCCGTTCGGCGAGTTCTTCGCGGCCTGCCGGGAGCTGGTCGACACCGTCTCGGAGCCGGTCTGGGTCCCCACCGAACGCCTGCTGGCCACCGGTGTCGACTCCTGGATGGGTGTGCCGATGTGGATCGGCGACCCCGACTGTGCGGCCGTCAACCGGGTCGACGTCTCGCGCGCGCTGGCCGCCGGCCTGACGCTGCGCCCGCTCGCCGACACCCTTGCCGACATCCTCGCCTGGGACAACGCCCGCGGCGGCCCGGCGGTGGAGGGCCTCACCGCCGAGGCAGAACGAGAGCTGCTGGGACGGGTGGGCCGGACGGTCCAAGGCTGGGCGGTCTAA
- a CDS encoding nucleotidyltransferase domain-containing protein yields the protein MTAGRGLDEDGLIIREGALSRVDLAFAPVVAAARERIAAAFGPERLHSAYLYGSIPRGTAVPGVSDLDLLLALRQPPGAADRAAADALLADLDGRFAQLNGGGVLLFAAETLLSELERYDLGWFVACLCTPLLGPDLAEQLPRYRPDSLLARETNGDLAPLLPRWRERAAAGADPVALSRGAARKIVRTGFTLVMPRWRGWTSDLLESAEAFASYYPARGGQMRAAATAARTGSTDPELLSLLLTDLGPWLAAEYLAVHGEKAPRP from the coding sequence ATGACTGCTGGACGTGGGCTGGACGAGGACGGGCTGATCATCCGTGAGGGTGCGCTGAGCCGGGTGGACCTGGCGTTCGCACCAGTGGTGGCCGCCGCGCGGGAGCGGATCGCGGCAGCGTTCGGGCCCGAGCGGCTGCACAGCGCCTACCTCTACGGCAGCATCCCGCGCGGCACCGCGGTGCCCGGCGTCTCCGACCTGGACCTGCTGCTGGCGCTGCGTCAGCCACCCGGCGCAGCGGACCGGGCCGCCGCGGACGCGCTGCTGGCGGACCTGGACGGGCGGTTCGCGCAGCTCAACGGGGGCGGCGTGCTGCTCTTCGCCGCCGAGACGCTGCTCAGTGAGCTGGAGCGGTACGACCTCGGCTGGTTCGTCGCCTGCCTCTGCACCCCGCTGCTCGGCCCCGACCTGGCCGAGCAGCTCCCCCGCTACCGTCCCGACTCCCTGCTGGCCCGGGAGACCAACGGCGACCTCGCGCCGCTCCTCCCCCGCTGGCGGGAACGGGCGGCGGCGGGCGCGGATCCGGTGGCGCTCAGCCGAGGGGCGGCACGCAAGATCGTCCGCACCGGCTTCACCCTGGTGATGCCGCGCTGGCGGGGGTGGACCAGCGACCTGCTGGAGTCAGCCGAGGCCTTCGCGAGCTACTACCCCGCCCGCGGCGGGCAGATGCGTGCCGCCGCCACCGCCGCCCGGACCGGCAGCACCGACCCCGAGCTGCTCTCCCTGCTGCTGACGGACCTCGGCCCATGGCTGGCCGCCGAGTACCTGGCCGTCCATGGCGAGAAGGCGCCGCGCCCCTGA
- a CDS encoding M48 family metalloprotease, producing the protein MSNPTGFTSEPDFTLEPDFTPEQLARGRALRRAQLPWALGGRVAGLALSLVLGLTPAGAHLVEWAGERLGGSWAALVLGGTLALVLLGQLLAVPFAARVRVVRRGYGLVTQGWRGWAVDLLRSLLLTLALALPTALGCYALTGWSTRWWWLPAAGAAALLTVLFSFLFPLLVEPLFNRFTPMPDGEQRTALLALAARDGVAVRDVLVADASRRTTALNAYVSGFGATRRIVAYDTLLSTAAPREVELVVAHELGHVKHRDVPLGTVLGALGAAGAVALLGLLTSLRPLLDAAGASDIADPRSLPLLAACAALLGALGGPAQAAVSRRIEARADQHALDLTEDPDQFVAMQRRLALTNVADVDPPRLLELLFATHPSTARRIAAARAWQRTA; encoded by the coding sequence GTGAGCAACCCGACGGGCTTCACATCCGAGCCGGACTTCACCCTGGAGCCGGACTTCACGCCCGAGCAACTCGCCCGTGGCCGCGCCCTGCGGCGGGCGCAACTGCCCTGGGCGCTCGGCGGGCGGGTGGCGGGGCTGGCGCTGTCCCTGGTCCTCGGGCTGACCCCGGCGGGGGCGCACCTGGTGGAGTGGGCAGGCGAGCGGCTCGGCGGCTCCTGGGCGGCGCTGGTGCTCGGCGGGACGCTGGCGCTGGTGCTGCTCGGGCAGCTGCTCGCGGTGCCGTTCGCGGCCCGGGTACGGGTGGTGCGGCGCGGGTACGGGCTGGTCACCCAGGGCTGGCGCGGCTGGGCCGTCGACCTGCTGCGCTCCCTGCTGCTGACGCTGGCCCTCGCGCTGCCCACCGCGCTCGGCTGCTACGCGCTGACCGGGTGGTCCACCCGCTGGTGGTGGCTGCCGGCAGCCGGCGCGGCGGCCCTGCTCACCGTGCTCTTCTCGTTCCTCTTCCCGCTCCTGGTGGAGCCGCTCTTCAACCGCTTCACCCCGATGCCGGACGGCGAGCAGCGCACCGCGCTGCTGGCCCTCGCCGCGCGGGACGGGGTGGCCGTGCGGGACGTCCTGGTCGCGGACGCCTCGCGGCGGACGACGGCACTCAACGCCTACGTCTCCGGGTTCGGCGCGACCCGGCGGATCGTCGCGTACGACACCCTGCTGAGCACGGCGGCGCCGCGCGAGGTGGAGCTGGTGGTGGCGCACGAGTTGGGGCACGTGAAGCACCGCGACGTGCCGCTCGGGACGGTGCTCGGCGCGCTGGGCGCGGCCGGGGCGGTGGCACTGCTGGGCCTGCTGACCTCGCTGCGCCCGCTGCTGGACGCGGCCGGCGCCTCCGACATCGCCGACCCGCGCTCGCTGCCGCTGCTGGCGGCCTGCGCGGCGCTGCTCGGCGCGCTGGGCGGGCCGGCCCAGGCCGCGGTGAGCCGGCGGATCGAGGCCCGGGCCGACCAGCACGCGCTGGACCTGACCGAGGACCCGGACCAGTTCGTGGCGATGCAGCGGCGCCTCGCGCTGACCAATGTGGCCGATGTGGACCCGCCGCGGCTGCTGGAACTGCTCTTCGCCACCCACCCGAGCACGGCCCGCCGGATCGCGGCGGCGCGGGCCTGGCAGCGGACGGCCTGA